A single Apostichopus japonicus isolate 1M-3 chromosome 11, ASM3797524v1, whole genome shotgun sequence DNA region contains:
- the LOC139975902 gene encoding COP9 signalosome complex subunit 7b-like, producing the protein MAECVKTSTPLEQYVLLAKGTKGAAAVGLIKQVLEAPGVYVFGELLEMPNIQELSDGASSQYLDALNLFAFGTYHDYKENKSRLPELSEVALKKLKQLTVVALAAKTKRIPYTVLQEHLDMANLRELEDLIIECIYAGILQGKLDQNNQQLEVEYAIGRDIRPEAVSDIINVLQEWCDGCETVLANIEEQITKANKYKEIKVKTKQKIQDEVENIKKAIKATSSSQEGNDTDMGVDTREVDVSSLKPVKKSSKMKGLRGSGKFWTKSN; encoded by the exons ATGGCTGAATGTGTGAAGACCTCTACTCCACTGGAGCAATATGTTCTTCTAGCCAAAGGAACAAAGGGCGCCGCGGCTGTCGGTCTAATCAAGCAAGTTCTAGAAGCACCGGGAGTGTATGTCTTTGGggaattactggaaatgccaaaTATTCAAGAG CTCTCTGACGGTGCAAGCTCACAGTACTTGGACGCCTTGAACTTATTTGCGTTCGGGACATACCATGATTATAAAG AAAATAAGAGTAGATTACCAGAACTATCGGAAGTGGCTCTGAAGAAGCTCAAACAGTTGACGGTGGTCGCCCTCGCTGCTAAAACCAAACGGATACCGTACACAGTATTACAGGAACATCTGGATATGGCAAATCTTAGAGAACTAGAG GATTTGATAATCGAATGCATATATGCTGGGATTCTCCAGGGAAAGCTAGATCAGAATAACCAACAACTGGAAGTAGAGTACGCAATCGGACGAGACATAAGACCAGAGGCAGTCTCGGATATCATCAATGTTTTACAAGAATG GTGTGATGGATGTGAAACTGTGTTAGCTAACATTGAAGAGCAGATCACCAAAGcaaacaaatacaaagaaatcaaagtaaaaacaaaacagaagatcCAGGACGAG GTCGAGAACATTAAAAAGGCTATAAAAGCGACGTCGTCCTCACAGGAAGGCAACGATACAGACATGGGGGTCGACACGAGGGAGGTAGACGTCTCCTCTTTGAAACCAGTCAAGAAATCATCCAAGATGAAAGG CTTGAGAGGCAGCGGCAAGTTTTGGACAAAATCCAACTGA